TGAGCAGGCAAGGTTTTTGGTTATACCGATTCTCAATTTCTACGTACACTTTCACTATTTTGGTATGTTTCTTAGGAAAATACAATATTTTGTAACTAAAATCCGTGTATACATGATCAAGACAAAGACCacttatgcttaaaaaaaaaagaaaaatacaaaggcAATTGCAACTTTATTTGAAAGGCATTGACGAGTGTGCATCGTGGTGATCTCAGATGATCCAGAACTTTGTTCAAAAAGATAGTGTTGTTTTTTAATGGTCACCGGGACATGAAACGATTCTCATAAACAAGCATAAAAGTCTAACGCGGCAGCATAAAGACAACAGACGGAGTGCACGCACATAGACATATAGCCCCATGATCCACAGTAGAACACTAAAACTAAGATAAGAACAGCAAGATATAACCGTTAGATTGGTCATTTAACTCAGGGAGTTAGGTTTATCATTATTATGCAGTGTGGGGTCAGATCCCGTCAGAACCACAACAGCCTTTTTCCCTACACCTGGAAACCAGTATCTTCCCTTGTCTTGAGATGGGAGTTTAAAACGACGAATTGACTAAAGAGAGGAGAAAGCGAGACAGGTTGTGGTTTTCTAGAGTACAAAAATAAGTGTGTTTTCCTCTGGCTTGTCATTTCATTTACCTCCTCCTCCAACTTTCAAAATTCAACTTTAATTCAAatctatatttctctctctctttcatcCAGTCATTACTATTTTGTTTGAAAATCCCTGTCAACATATAAATACATACATACACCTCTATCAACTACTCTGACCGAGACAAGGTTAGGTTCCctctcaacttcttcttcttcttcttcttcttcttctccacttcCTTGATTCAAAAGAGCTGGATATCAAGTTGATGCTGAGTAGCACACCGCATTCATACTGAGGTAACATTCAACTTCGACCCTCTAATCttctttttcatcattttctcatttttcatgtttttcattGATCAACAACATCTTCTTCTACCGTTCCTTGTCCGAGCTTATTAGATCTGATTAAATTAAGTTTGGGGAGGAAGAATAATACTTCTGCTTGTCCcccaattttataaatttttgcgTATATCTCATCAATATTTGGTTGTACTACCATGTAACTGTGCATTATCATCAATGTGGAAACTAGCTTTTGGATCTTTACCATGAAAAACACTTGAAATCTATCATAAGAATGTTTTTGATAACATTTCAATTCAATGCAGTGAAAAAGAATGTCTTCCAAACTCTAGGTAGCAAAAATCACGAAAATGCCACTGGATATcaaattttgtgtttgaatttagTATACCCTACGCACCATGTGATTGGTAGATGGAGGAGAAGGATGGTTAATCGAATTTCCTTTGATCAATCACGTTGTGGGTCTTCCTGACCCACGTTAAAGTGGGTCGATAAATGCTCCAACTGTATTATTTAATGTCTCTCGGGACAGTGTCAGTCCTCTTTAGTGCAAACTCCAAAGAGACAGAGGTGAGAAATGACTCCCTTTCTTCTTGCAAATAAACAATAAAGGAATCCAAAGAACAATTTCCTCAAAACATGAGGAtaaaaaactttgaattatttgaggagcaagtaaaaataTAGTCTTTTCATATAGAAGGGGACAGCATCTGAGCCACCATTTAGTCTACtgttttttccaaaaaatttatTTGCTTTTATAAATTTAAAATAGTGGGAAGCCTTATTGAAATTCGTCTTGTTGTTGCTCAATAAGGGTTTTCTTCCTCTGCATCAGTTTTCACGGCAAAGTATTGAAGAACACAGATGCCTAGAACAAGGTGAGCAAGATATACTCTCTTTTACCATTTCCTGTAATTGCTTTTTGGAGTTCAATTTCTTATTTGTAGTTACTTAAGTATTGTAACTTCACTGTAGAGTTCTTTAACAATCCTTATATTCTACAGTCCTGTAACAATGCTTTGAATAAGCTGTTTTAGCCTTTAGCCATACACATCATTTATGTCGCATACAGAAAGTTACCTGGCATCAATCAATCTTTAAGAAAAGATTTGCCACTGTCTGGTTACAAGTAGATAGGCAAGACATGACTATCTGGATTACTGCACATGTATTTGCTTAGTTTGGATTTCATGACTGTTATAATGGTATTGGTATTGGTATTTACTATTTAGGTGCCATGTAGAATGTTTTACAGTGTATGCTGATTCAATCCTGGCTAGAATTGGAGTTTGTTTAGACCCCTTAATTAAGACTCCCTCACCTTTTATAAAGACGTAGACATAAGATTAGTTATTGTTGTATATATTTATATCTTTTACAATTAGAGAGTTCCTGCCTAACCCATATAAATGCTAGAATGACAAGTACAAGTCGTATTTAATTAGACACTTCTTGTTGATATATGATACCAGGGAAAGAGTTTCTGAAGTGCCTCAAAGGCCATCTCCACGACCTCCTTTTCATCTGAGGACATCTTCGAGTTCAGAGTCTGATCCATTGCATCGTAGTCCCAAGCTAAGTGATCGTCGTTCTCCTCGTAGTGCTCAATCTGATCCCTTGAATCAGAAGAAGCTCGGAACTCGGGTTGCTGACTTGGAATCTCAACTAGGCCAAGCACAGCATGAACTCAAGAAACTGAAGGATCAGTTAGCTTCAGCTGAATGTGCAAAAAAGGAAGCTCAAGAGGAattagagaagaaaaagaaaaaaccagtTAACAATCCAGCCCCTGACATTAAAGGGAACCCAATTTCTGCACTGCCTCCTACAGATTATCAGGAGGCAAAGGAAGAGATTAGGGAAATTCCTGACAAACCTTCCGAGGAGATCTCAAAAGAAACTGATGTATATGAAGTTCCAGTAAACACAGAGCTGGTCGAACCCAAGGTGGAACTGACTAAGCCTGTTGGTGAATCGCCTGATGTGGTCGAATTCGAGGAGGGTGAAATCAAACATGCAGAGAAATCTTGTGAACCACCAGAGAATGCATTGGCTTTGTTGGAAGATGAGATTAATTTGCTGAAGACCAAATTACAAGAAAAAGAGGAAGAGTGTGAACATTTACGGGTAAATAATGAGAGCCAGAATACGCAAATAATTGAGGCCGCGATGGCTGTGGTGTCAGCTCAAGCGAAGGAAGAAGAAACAGCTTCTAAACTGAAACAAACTGGAATAGAATTAGAAGAGTCCAAGGCAAATGCTGTCAGACTAAAGCAGCAGTTAGAAGCTACTGAAGGACAAAAGGCAGAATTAGAATCGGAAATGAAAAAACTTAGAGTGCAGACGGAGCAATGGAGGAAAGCAGCCGATGCAGCTGCAGCTGTACTTTCTTCAGGAATTGATATGAATGGGGGAATTGGCGAGAGGTGTGGATCCATGGATAAGCAGCTTTTCAGTGGTGGGTATACTGGGTTTCATGGATCACCATACAACGATGAATTAGATGATGTGTTTGGAGGAGGAAAAAAGAAGGGTTCTGGCATTCGTATGTTTGGAGAtttgtggaagaagaagagtcaGAAATGAGAATCTCTCTCCCAAATTCTCCTGCTTTACTTGGCTCGAAATCGTTTCCTAGCTTGCActgttactttttattttatttttgtgataCGGTTGCTTACGGTTTCAGGTTGCAGCATATCGTGGACTGTATTGGTTTAGCAAATCTCAGATTGTACTGTAATGATTACTCATCTTTTTGTTCAGTTCTTCAAAAACTTACATGTCCCTCACATTCTTGAAATTTCTTGTGCATGGTAGTTTCAGAGGTTCACATGATTTGAAAGTTCCCAACCATAAACAggattattttgtttttctttttaacaagaaaaaacatatttttattattgaaaGAGAAGAGAAATGAAACAAGTAACCCTCCACCCTTCTTAAGCTGACCAGGATAAACTAGGATGCTAAGGAACTAACATATTGATGACATTCTTCAAGTTGCAGAATACACATATAGGCGAAACATATACTCCCTATGTCCTAGTTACTTGCCTAAATTGGTTTTTGCACAAAGATTAAGGAAAGCAGAGaggaaattcaaaacaaaaaaaagagaaatcttaactcaagaaaataaaagatataTAGAGAAACGACTACTTAAGATTGTGTATAGGAAATAGAATTACACAATTCTCAATACCATGACCTGATTCCAACATAGGATAGATTAGGATAAAATGGGAAAAAATATGAAACCTAGCAACTAAAttacatgatttataaagggggataCCAGTCCTACTAAGTGCTGATACCATTTCATCAATCCAACAGCCAGGATCAGTGAGATCTTTTTATCTTATATGAAACGGTATCAACATTTAGTAgaactggtatcccctttataaattgTGCTAAATTATGGCAAAAAAAATCCTCAATTTAGACAAGTAAAACTAGGACACAGAAAttagtttttttaaaaaaaaaccaaaggGCACATTggataaaaagagaaaaataactgCATGTCACCAAAACAGTGACAACTaacacaaaaaaacaacaacaaaaaaagtgaACAGTTAGCATATAGCAAAGTCAACATACTACCTTAGAAATGAGTGTGCTCaatgaaaaataacaaaaatttaGTAGGAGCTGCCTAATTAAAGGGATCACACTTGACAAAAATTATAAGTTGGTCACAATTTCTTTCTTCTACCATCATACAATCGATTATTTCTTTCTCTCTAGAACGTCCACCAAACTGCAAATAGAATAACATCCGAGCGCTTTTTTGCCACTATGTTGCTCTTTATTTCGGTCATTCCTTAAGAGTAGACTTACACGATTAGCAAAAGCTCGATAAATTCCGAAGCTtgtgaaaaaataatttcaaaggtTAGTTGACTCTCTACAGTGCAAGAACATGTGCATATTCTTTTCCTGATCAGTATTACATAACAACCAATTGTTTGTTTTACCAGCTCTCTGCAGAAAAGCTAGAGTAGGTACCCATTATAACATAGAGTTCAAACCAACTGGATACTTTCACTGTGACTTTGTTGTCCAAAGTTGATTATGAGGGAAAGAGAGGTAACCATCCACATCTAGAGAATTGTaactgtgaacacataaatcacgaagccatccacgtgtttaCAAACAATATTGACATACATCccaattctagaattgtacgtcgtatgcgtaaaggggatgattatatcgattcatcgactcgaagccttcgggcttgtcattgtctagtcgaatattatcataaataatgttcgtataaaggaacaaaccaagaatcaagtataaatgtaaaacatatgaagtttaacgctgaatgcaAGGtggtgaaatgtaaataagacagatttacgtggttcggcactaaggcctacattcacggggctggtgtttcactatgtattgaatggttacaaagatagtcgaatgactttagagtatacataggtctgcggaagtagggggattacttactcttcctatttctctctctcttatcttctcctataattgctctcaattggtcgaccccttctctcttagtggagaggggtatttatagggttggaacgtgggtcccatttctgaggcgccgttgtaatcttatcctcttgtgctttgtgcctattacgcagaggtcttcggcatatgctgcggtctGAGcctgaatacgaaggattatcctcgcctcttccacgagctgattgacacgtgtatatctctttggtatttaatgcgggtagatggatgtctgctcgtgtcagacaagtgtctctttgtctggtcacatctgtgtcagccacaCTTCCTCTCGGTTGTTGatatgggatcttcctcgggattgggtgtgataacacccaaggggtattatctggtgctcctctgagccatcatacctctgtgatcctctgtccctgaccgtcagatctgctgaccggtggcatcttctggtgAGATGCtttctatcatgttttgatatcttgttttgcatgccttccacgtgtttctttctgtacacgtggtggatgatgaaaggtgtacatacaatttgcccctcttcttctgacttgggcgtattttgcaattttgaagaagaaaggtcgtcctacacgtttcccactttgcattaactttccccgtaactgctccttggtacgaggagcagttattgtcttctctagcttcataaataggaaagagaatgtgaaaaaaacttttatcctcttcttgtcagtgttcatcctcttcttgttttctattcttgttctttagtcatttattatcatcatttttgtgaggaagataacaacattcaattttctgtttctttcgctctcgattgttgttgcccctgtatcttttgatatctccgatcctcctttcttcgactgtggttggtgctcgtcgtcctcttctatacaggtatggggtttttcattagctgttcatcattgatttatctatgtatctacccgtttgtctcctgctgttgtattcttggttttgtgatgaagaacatacatgtcgaagcatatatgcttgcccctgttctttgttacaacgtctgtgagtctgtatctaagtattatccctggagttggatggagtattttttagttcttagggtttttaatgtctatccggatgaaccatcaattatgggttttttgatctttagtgatctcctcgtattcttctctaaactgtttttgtgtttccttgtagatatgtctgatcgtccgcgggtccttaccaaaccccgccgtctagtccgccaagatcccctccgcgtcgagattctgacagatctccacttggggaaggtccttacaagtcttcgcaatcggatcctcggggtcatagggtttcatcttcctccggtgcgaaggttgtgcctactaagaaaggggatgtgccgaagggtccttctggatctaggtatgctgttaaccgcccccttctcgtcctcgtgaagattctaggagtacgcaggctcctcctcgtgatgactctaggagtacgcgggctcctcctcctcgtactgaaatagtggatgttccgccccttcgttcaatggctcctccttcagtgcctccgcagaaatctttgccgcctcctcccgcggtttctttcaaagggaagtactccaagggtactatgtcgagagctgatccgtctaaaaatcttccttctaaaaggaaagcttcggaattgagtcctacttctgattccgcagacgaagaagaaactgtccccgtgatacgcaacatttcagttggtaagaagaaggtcactttcaagcatattgatcttgagatgttcaaggaaaaacatgaacttcaagcttttgaggttcgcttctatgcccctgacgatgatatcacttacgagctccttgctaagtatcagtttgacgagtttcatctgttgactacggttggagccttcgaggcgggtctcatgttgcccctatataagtcgggtgactccttttattatgacgtgttggctagtcgcgaaggctcttccacgaacactcataatcgttccgtgtcacaactatctgggaattatcttcgttcactgaaggaatgttacctgcgaagcaagggagagactatgatgacctgctatgttccaaatcctgctggagagagtggtacactcctcagaattttaacagttcttttggggattatgtcaacagcagaaaccgtaagccgtggagtgttagtcttcgtaatattgctgctccccgtggtgaaattcgtcttttgagtgaggtgagtgatgccaagctgaagtatgttcctggtactgagggatctgctaaacggaaactctttcctgctcgtgaaaggattaagcgtgaccatgattatgaatggcatgctactgttattgaggtagttggtccttgggcttatggatggattccgggtccacgcggttggcgtccttctgaaaatagcaagcctcgtgaaactcctcctgctcgttatggagatttctgtccttggcgtccgaatttcgcgggcatgaattttccttatgctcttgatgtcgttgatggagatgaggaggagggttctggtgctacccatccaacgaagagtgctgctgctgccaaggtatagtttcttcttatattctctattctatttgcccctttttccttgcttgaaataattttcatttttgaagtgagggaaaaaatgagcctttgtgggatgtatactggtttgtaggtgtcgaagaagaagaaacttggacccaaatcttctactgcggttaccggtgaggctgaggtttatgaggaggttacgagtccgtaaacgaagggtatggtgagatgaagaaatgtccgatggagaagagcgtaccgacacttctcaccctgatgacgaaggtggtaatggtgaagaagaagttgccgcgggtggtgatggtgagtctgagggtaatattaccgttggtggtactggcgggggtggatctgcccctgttggcgatgatattgttggtgtgggtactctgcccgttatttccctgaattttctttcggtaggatatattccgcggggaatcctttgatgtgaatgctgccatgggtcttgccgaagacttctcattgctttccccaaatgatgattgggatgtgcttgggaatcttggtaAAGAAGTACCACTGACAGCAAtctgagaacgcaggtggtcatgctgagggtggtaatgtcgagacttgcgcggtgaggagataaccgccaagggaagtctgcggttgagtctccttcagaggatttcccttactcgctaatgcctgaaggtgaagatgccattttggcttggcttaagaagaagaacctgatgttcgtccctaaccctgccccagtggtcctggtgagaagaattccgacgcttatactcgtcgatgatgcaattgtcttctgaagcccgcgttgctgagatgtgggagaagaatctgagagcttcggaagctaacctagtggttgaccctccctcctctgttgctgatatgatggccatagctgatgggtaccaatacggttttccccagcagcgtgtcttagaggtaatcCTTGTACTTATGAtatccgaacattgtattcttcgtgatatctgatcccttggtataataatgtttgttgtttgtgacatagatgatgaggagcgaacattgtaaccatgttctataccaattcttcaaagcaaagtctttaaagttggaggccaagcttcgtcatagagaagagaactgtctgcggctgaagtggaaataaatgaactgaggggccgtgAAGGAAAAAAAcctgggtaacgctgaggagagtctcgttcagaacttgctatagtccgcaacgaattggagcagactcgtagaaatgtctcgtccttcacaggttcgtattttacggatctttcactcctcgtgattccctatgtattttggtgttctgtctgagtctccccaccctatcttcagtgggtggagtccccgagctgatatggcttcggaaagaaagggaacgacagaaatcccgtattgcagagttggtgggtaagttgaaaagcgaagccgtaaagtggaatgctcgtgctgatgagcacaacgccttaacagctgagtggcgtgaaaagcgaacactgatggttgatatgcaaaataagtacaatcatgaccgttgtctgtttaatggtacgctgctatggacgcgtgacaacctgcgtgatgctcgagacatgcttcggacttagaggctagagtgcgctttttggaaggagagttacaacaggctcgttctttcttaggccccggggttagggatagtatgctgcgtctttccgaggaaagagataatgctagggccgaggttggtgctcttagtaaatccctagcagcgtctcgagctgatgttgctcgccaagtggagtctgaaagagatcttgaagtgaatgtgtatcgactccataaaaggatgggggagatgaatgacgaagtcaaccatcttcgtcacttggattcaatgaagcaggtagacttagacgcgagtcaatttgctcttacgaaccttcaaacggattataagaaactatcacgaatatgactttcttgatgaggctcgggacgcagttgtcaatgagtatgaagaggcttcggctaatgtcgaaggtataacctcgttttatcgagtgtgattctgttatttcttcgttttaaccccttggtatttcttgttttcagcactcgagggacagcttcacgcagcaaatgatgagcttaaaaaactcaatctgccttagtgcagcaggaaggacaagccaactatttcaaagggttggccgcgtctcgtgaggaagcagcgggattgcctccaaagaggcggaacgcctatctgcattgctgtctcaggccaaccagcggaccgctgttatcacttataaagctcgatgtcagttggctgaagagaccaacaaagtcctagataagattgaacttgatcttgaagtcgaacatggtcttgtcaagaattatccgcgtcgtccccttcccgcgcccttgcctggttcttctgggccctcttcaggtggtagcgtaccttcatctcgcagagacaaccctgttgatggagatgtatcgtccaagtagatttcttttattagtcatagaaagttgatcctttttgattatataatttcggatcattttttgatgtgtttcctgctttatcttatttgctgaatcttgtaataaaatctttatgaaatggatcatccttttggcatacctgcgttatcaatttatctttttattttaagtattgtgaagtgttaaactagaaatattagctttgtaaaaagttgagagtgttttggtgcgacaccgaaggtaaataccttcgtgatcgtcttgagacctgtcaccccgttggcgaatcctgggccataggattcccaaacggtgggggccgaggcagcgttctaggatatggaatgctttatTTGAaaatgcacccattccgtcgacccgctgccttaaaattggttgggtatctctttctgctgggtgccttccccctggtcttacactcatagacactgataggggagaatctgagagattgtagattaactactttccccaatattgttaatttatcatgtaatgtacatgcgttcatccagcgggccttttgaccatttcgtttgattaaagatttccaaaaattttgtttgattgataggttgaggcctgctactactcgtccaaagatagaaacatgtaaagcggttacgctgccttcttctcctggtattcttcacgcagatgcaaagctgcgctgctcctatgggtagtacggtttgagccatttagcattccaagggtgccggaggacctcgcctttcagattgcgaagatagtaggaaccgtttcccgcaatgtcgtgtattataaaaggtcctccccatgtaggtgctaactttccccatttcttctctcgttgatactacgggattgttcttagcacaaattgcccttctacaaaatttcgaagcttaatgttatagttttgaaagtggtagtaaaagttcgttgctcggacttgtaaatatttaaaaataaaaaaatatacacaatatttgtcacaatgggcgataggtactgggactaggattccgccaatttcatttcttaaggttcaaataataattcttttatcaataatagctcaacaaatatattaaatatatcgactctaatttattgccaagattgattctcaaaatattaggtgtaaatgttaagcatgggacatcaaatcatctaagctaagcatgacccatcaaatcaaatcacaaataattaatttaaatcatcatttcaattaaaattaatgcaaaagtcatgaaaagaattaaatataattacccaagtgtgaaataaggcttcctccattgccccagtgttgggatttagtttctcatattaatcataatctcaaaatacatgtatgttgctcaaaagttgattaaaatgataaaaatgagtaaaacagtgaatgtacgacccacaggcgtcacga
This is a stretch of genomic DNA from Papaver somniferum cultivar HN1 chromosome 1, ASM357369v1, whole genome shotgun sequence. It encodes these proteins:
- the LOC113299651 gene encoding interactor of constitutive active ROPs 4-like yields the protein MPRTRERVSEVPQRPSPRPPFHLRTSSSSESDPLHRSPKLSDRRSPRSAQSDPLNQKKLGTRVADLESQLGQAQHELKKLKDQLASAECAKKEAQEELEKKKKKPVNNPAPDIKGNPISALPPTDYQEAKEEIREIPDKPSEEISKETDVYEVPVNTELVEPKVELTKPVGESPDVVEFEEGEIKHAEKSCEPPENALALLEDEINLLKTKLQEKEEECEHLRVNNESQNTQIIEAAMAVVSAQAKEEETASKLKQTGIELEESKANAVRLKQQLEATEGQKAELESEMKKLRVQTEQWRKAADAAAAVLSSGIDMNGGIGERCGSMDKQLFSGGYTGFHGSPYNDELDDVFGGGKKKGSGIRMFGDLWKKKSQK